One window of Papaver somniferum cultivar HN1 chromosome 9, ASM357369v1, whole genome shotgun sequence genomic DNA carries:
- the LOC113310220 gene encoding arginyl-tRNA--protein transferase 2-like isoform X2, whose translation MSSGKIKNEASSSNNGIAETVVSDVGRRKSSCGYCKSSARSSVTHGLWAHSIIVDDYQDLLDRGWRRSGCFLYKPEMDKTCCPAYTIRLKAADFVASKEQLRVSKRMQRYLNGTLDGKKPDILMDGSDTSISTVKKSSTGSSAGNSEEEKFLQHLSTQIDFVVHAWAVSEGFPSDIQLPKAAMKKFTHARKKQIGGSENILYSSNISFQLAATFKRSKLAEQDTNMLGVSKTGADQNGMSSELSPKFIAERLACSLNQLEEFSVLSARAVNGHLNFYSAETTIHTGQVPGTTIVSSNSPRTFRIKQCSIVESSKSLQQKRRRLEMRLKRSSFDPEEYDLYRRYQIKVHNDKPEDVKESSYRRFLIDTPIVFIPPSGNSSVPPCGFGSFHQQYRIDGRLVAVGVVDILPECLSSKYLFWDPDLAFLSLGKYSALQEISWVKETQAVCPSLQYYYLGYYIHSCNKMRYKAAYHPSELLCPLRYEWVSFYNARPLLDRKPYVVLSDYATLQNEESSPCQLPQNSSGQQNMNSGEDDPAESVSDDEDGDEEMLDPDFEGSDADDSDTESSLSADEINDGDVGNVLIGLKNSRMRFKDLQRAFGSSEKHYMETQLQRYMKAVGVGLSERMVYSLG comes from the exons atgtCGTCGGGGAAGATCAAGAATGAAGCCAGTAGTAGTAACAACGGTATAGCTGAAACCGTTGTTTCTGATGTTGGTAGAAGAAAGAGTTCTTGTGGTTATTGTAAATCATCTGCCCGTTCCAGTGTTACTCATG GTCTATGGGCTCATAGCATTATAGTGGATGACTACCAAG ATCTTCTTGACCGAGGTTGGAGGAGATCTGGGTGTTTTCTTTACAAACCTGAGATGGATAAGACATGTTGCCCAGCATATACTATCCGTCTAAAGGCAGCTGACTTTGTTGCTTCCAAAGAGCAGCTTCGTGTGTCTAAACGAATGCAAAG GTATCTAAATGGCACATTAGATGGGAAAAAGCCAGATATATTGATGGATGGGTCAGATACGTCTATCTCCACAGTCAAGAAATCCTCCACTGGTAGTTCTGCAGGAAACAGTGAGGAAGAGAAATTTCTTCAGCACTTATcaacccaaattgactttgttgtaCATGCATGGGCTGTAAGTGAGGGCTTTCCTTCAGATATACAACTACCAAAGGCTGCTATGAAAAAGTTTACGCATGCCAGAAAGAAGCAAATCGGAGGATCTGAAAATATCTTGTACTCTAGCAACATTTCATTTCAGCTAGCGGCGACCTTTAAGCGGTCTAAATTGGCAGAGCAAGATACTAACATGCTTGGAGTATCGAAAACTGGTGCAGATCAAAATGGAATGTCTTCTGAGCTTTCACCAAAATTTATTGCTGAAAGGCTAGCATGCTCTTTGAATCAGCTGGAGGAGTTTTCTGTTTTGTCGGCCAGAGCTGTTAATGGACATCTTAATTTCTACTCCGCTGAAACAACAATTCACACAGGTCAAGTGCCTGGAACCACGATCGTCTCTAGCAACTCTCCTAGAACCTTCCGAATTAAGCAATGTTCCATTGTCGAGAGCAGCAAATCTCTTCAGCAAAAAAGGCGGAGGCTTGAGATGCGTTTAAAGAGGTCGAGTTTTGATCCCGAAGAATATGATTTGTATAGAAGGTATCAGATAAAAGTGCACAATGATAAACCTGAAGATGTCAAGGAAAGCTCGtatagaagatttcttattgataCTCCCATAGTGTTTATTCCTCCATCTGGCAATAGTTCAGTTCCACCTTGTGGTTTTGGTTCTTTCCATCAGCAATATCGGATTGATGGGCGGCTTGTTGCTGTTGGCGTGGTGGATATCCTTCCGGagtgcttatcaagtaaatatttaTTCTGGGATCCAGATCTTGCTTTTTTGTCCTTAGGTAAGTACTCTGCCCTACAAGAAATAAGTTGGGTAAAGGAGACCCAAGCTGTTTGTCCTAGCCTTCAATACTACTATCTCGGGTATTATATTCACTCGTGCAACAAAATGCGATACAAAGCAGCATACCACCCATCTGAGCTTCTCTGTCCTCTTCGTTACGA GTGGGTTTCATTTTATAATGCCAGGCCTTTGCTAGATAGAAAGCCATATGTAGTCTTATCTGATTATGCTACCCTGCAAAATGAAGAATCCTCGCCATGTCAGCTCCCTCAGAATTCCAGTGGACAACAAAATATGAATTCCGGTGAAGACGATCCAGCTGAATCtgtcagtgatgatgaagatggcgATGAGGAAATGTTGGATCCTGATTTTGAAGGCTCTGATGCGGATGACTCGGACACGGAAAGTAGTCTATCAGCTGATGAAATAAACGATGGTGATGTTGGTAACGTTTTAATTGGATTGAAGAACTCCCGCATGAGATTCAAG GATCTGCAACGAGCGTTTGGTTCCAGTGAAAAGCATTACATGGAAACTCAGTTGCAAAGATACATGAAGGCTGTGGGTGTAGGACTATCTGAGCGAATGGTGTATTCGCTCGGCTAG
- the LOC113310221 gene encoding arginyl-tRNA--protein transferase 2-like, which yields MSSGKIKNEASSSNNSIAETVVSDVGRRKSSCGYCKSSARSSVTHGLWAHSITVDDYQDLLDRGWRRSGCFLYKPEMDKTCCPAYTIRLKAADFVASKEQLRVSKRMQRYLNGTLDGKKPDILMDGSDTSISSQEILHW from the exons atgtcCTCGGGGAAGATCAAGAATGAAGCGAGTAGTAGTAACAACAGTATAGCTGAAACGGTTGTTTCTGATGTTGGTAGGAGAAAGAGTTCTTGTGGTTATTGTAAATCATCTGCCCGTTCCAGTGTTACTCATG GTCTATGGGCTCATAGCATTACAGTGGATGACTACCAAG ATCTTCTTGACCGAGGTTGGAGGAGATCTGGGTGTTTTCTTTACAAACCTGAGATGGATAAGACATGTTGCCCAGCATATACTATCCGTCTAAAGGCAGCTGACTTTGTTGCTTCCAAAGAGCAGCTTCGTGTGTCTAAACGAATGCAAAG GTATCTAAATGGCACATTAGATGGGAAAAAGCCAGATATATTGATGGATGGGTCGGATACGTCTATCTCCAGTCAAGAAATCCTCCACTGGTAG
- the LOC113310220 gene encoding arginyl-tRNA--protein transferase 2-like isoform X1: MSSGKIKNEASSSNNGIAETVVSDVGRRKSSCGYCKSSARSSVTHDVRNCSCLWIEQRLWAHSIIVDDYQDLLDRGWRRSGCFLYKPEMDKTCCPAYTIRLKAADFVASKEQLRVSKRMQRYLNGTLDGKKPDILMDGSDTSISTVKKSSTGSSAGNSEEEKFLQHLSTQIDFVVHAWAVSEGFPSDIQLPKAAMKKFTHARKKQIGGSENILYSSNISFQLAATFKRSKLAEQDTNMLGVSKTGADQNGMSSELSPKFIAERLACSLNQLEEFSVLSARAVNGHLNFYSAETTIHTGQVPGTTIVSSNSPRTFRIKQCSIVESSKSLQQKRRRLEMRLKRSSFDPEEYDLYRRYQIKVHNDKPEDVKESSYRRFLIDTPIVFIPPSGNSSVPPCGFGSFHQQYRIDGRLVAVGVVDILPECLSSKYLFWDPDLAFLSLGKYSALQEISWVKETQAVCPSLQYYYLGYYIHSCNKMRYKAAYHPSELLCPLRYEWVSFYNARPLLDRKPYVVLSDYATLQNEESSPCQLPQNSSGQQNMNSGEDDPAESVSDDEDGDEEMLDPDFEGSDADDSDTESSLSADEINDGDVGNVLIGLKNSRMRFKDLQRAFGSSEKHYMETQLQRYMKAVGVGLSERMVYSLG; this comes from the exons atgtCGTCGGGGAAGATCAAGAATGAAGCCAGTAGTAGTAACAACGGTATAGCTGAAACCGTTGTTTCTGATGTTGGTAGAAGAAAGAGTTCTTGTGGTTATTGTAAATCATCTGCCCGTTCCAGTGTTACTCATG ATGTTCGTAATTGTTCCTGTTTATGGATCGAACAAC GTCTATGGGCTCATAGCATTATAGTGGATGACTACCAAG ATCTTCTTGACCGAGGTTGGAGGAGATCTGGGTGTTTTCTTTACAAACCTGAGATGGATAAGACATGTTGCCCAGCATATACTATCCGTCTAAAGGCAGCTGACTTTGTTGCTTCCAAAGAGCAGCTTCGTGTGTCTAAACGAATGCAAAG GTATCTAAATGGCACATTAGATGGGAAAAAGCCAGATATATTGATGGATGGGTCAGATACGTCTATCTCCACAGTCAAGAAATCCTCCACTGGTAGTTCTGCAGGAAACAGTGAGGAAGAGAAATTTCTTCAGCACTTATcaacccaaattgactttgttgtaCATGCATGGGCTGTAAGTGAGGGCTTTCCTTCAGATATACAACTACCAAAGGCTGCTATGAAAAAGTTTACGCATGCCAGAAAGAAGCAAATCGGAGGATCTGAAAATATCTTGTACTCTAGCAACATTTCATTTCAGCTAGCGGCGACCTTTAAGCGGTCTAAATTGGCAGAGCAAGATACTAACATGCTTGGAGTATCGAAAACTGGTGCAGATCAAAATGGAATGTCTTCTGAGCTTTCACCAAAATTTATTGCTGAAAGGCTAGCATGCTCTTTGAATCAGCTGGAGGAGTTTTCTGTTTTGTCGGCCAGAGCTGTTAATGGACATCTTAATTTCTACTCCGCTGAAACAACAATTCACACAGGTCAAGTGCCTGGAACCACGATCGTCTCTAGCAACTCTCCTAGAACCTTCCGAATTAAGCAATGTTCCATTGTCGAGAGCAGCAAATCTCTTCAGCAAAAAAGGCGGAGGCTTGAGATGCGTTTAAAGAGGTCGAGTTTTGATCCCGAAGAATATGATTTGTATAGAAGGTATCAGATAAAAGTGCACAATGATAAACCTGAAGATGTCAAGGAAAGCTCGtatagaagatttcttattgataCTCCCATAGTGTTTATTCCTCCATCTGGCAATAGTTCAGTTCCACCTTGTGGTTTTGGTTCTTTCCATCAGCAATATCGGATTGATGGGCGGCTTGTTGCTGTTGGCGTGGTGGATATCCTTCCGGagtgcttatcaagtaaatatttaTTCTGGGATCCAGATCTTGCTTTTTTGTCCTTAGGTAAGTACTCTGCCCTACAAGAAATAAGTTGGGTAAAGGAGACCCAAGCTGTTTGTCCTAGCCTTCAATACTACTATCTCGGGTATTATATTCACTCGTGCAACAAAATGCGATACAAAGCAGCATACCACCCATCTGAGCTTCTCTGTCCTCTTCGTTACGA GTGGGTTTCATTTTATAATGCCAGGCCTTTGCTAGATAGAAAGCCATATGTAGTCTTATCTGATTATGCTACCCTGCAAAATGAAGAATCCTCGCCATGTCAGCTCCCTCAGAATTCCAGTGGACAACAAAATATGAATTCCGGTGAAGACGATCCAGCTGAATCtgtcagtgatgatgaagatggcgATGAGGAAATGTTGGATCCTGATTTTGAAGGCTCTGATGCGGATGACTCGGACACGGAAAGTAGTCTATCAGCTGATGAAATAAACGATGGTGATGTTGGTAACGTTTTAATTGGATTGAAGAACTCCCGCATGAGATTCAAG GATCTGCAACGAGCGTTTGGTTCCAGTGAAAAGCATTACATGGAAACTCAGTTGCAAAGATACATGAAGGCTGTGGGTGTAGGACTATCTGAGCGAATGGTGTATTCGCTCGGCTAG